Genomic window (Capsicum annuum cultivar UCD-10X-F1 chromosome 10, UCD10Xv1.1, whole genome shotgun sequence):
CTTGGccgataatgaaggaaagagagtggtTGCATTCCTTAAAAAGatcatcttctctcgctttggggtaCTATGTACCATCATAAATGATGGTGGATCACATTTTTTAAATCGAGTGTTCCGGGCTGCCTTGGTGAAATACGGTGTTAAGCAACACAAGGTGGCAACTCTATATCACCCGCAGAATAGTAGTCAAGTGGAGATTTCAAATTTGGAGATAAAATTTAAACTTCCCAAAATGGTGAATGCAAGCAGacaagattggtctaggaagctggatgatgccttatgggcatatagaatggctttcaagatacccattggcatgtcaccataccaattggtCTATGGTAAGGTATGTCACTTGCCGATTAAATtggagcataaggcactatgggaaCTCAAGGAgctaaatttgaattggaatgaggCAGCAGAGTTGCGACTGGGGAAGCTGAATGAAATGGATGAGTTCTATCTAGGAGCTTCTGAAAGAGCATAAatgtacaaagaaaagatgaagaggTACCATGATTGAAGGATTGAAAAACATAACTTTTATAAGGGTGATTGGGTACTCCTCTTCAATTCTAGACTGAAGCTCTTTCCAGGTAAACTTAAGTCAAAGTGGTCTACCCATTCAAAGTTAACTAAGtttactcatctagagtagttgaACTTACAAATGAGGatggaagtgtcttcaaggttAACGAGAAATGAGTAAAATTATATATCGGTCCAATAGACTTGGTAAAGTGCTTAGCTACCATctatcttgataaagtctgagtaatcgagataacagAGTCGTGCCACGATAATAAATCaggtgctagtgggaggcaaccgaCAAAGTATTATTATAAgcatagttagagtttattttttgtttttgtgcaATTTGATGTGTTGTGTAAGTGTGCAGGAAGAGAGATATAGGAAAACAAAAGCTGAACAAGTTGGGGGATGTCCGACGGAAGGCTTGATAGGCTGTCGAAAGGTTAACAGACCATTGCTGGAGTTATTAAAAGGAAACCAGAAACCTGAGCTACATGAATGAGACCAATGGATAACTTGATGGACCATTGCTATCACTGTGGCACCAAGCCAGACTGAATTTGGTTCTGGTAAGCTACGATGGTTAACATGATGGACCGTCAAACTCCTGACGAACTATCGGGTCGACCATAAACTTAACCCTAATTTTGACAGGTTGGGTCGGTTTAATTTAATGCTAAATAAGCGGTCCTTATTTGACCCAAAATGTCTTTAAATTAATAAGGAGAAGCGGTTGAGTACGTTACCAACTTTTCAAATACTGAGCCTATTTAAATTCCCCTACATTCAAAGTACCTAAGAGAATTTATATCCTCTTAGAAATTTCCCTCTTTCCCTTTCTCTCCTATTTAAATAaccctcttttttcttctttaaatcataaatcaagTTAAAAATTACTGATAAAAGATTTAAGTCTTCTTTTGTTCTAAGTTTGCAAAGTCAAAGTAGTGAAGTATACTACAGAACCAAGGTATGATTACAACCTTACTCTTCTTTTCAATTTGGTAAAACATGAGTTGTGTAAGTTGATAATTGTAGAAAggaatttcattttatttttgctttgttGTGATTCTGATTTTAAGTCAAACTCTGGTGTACACTGTTctgggtgaagtttgagtaacccatGGACTAAAAGTGGCAAGATTTGTGCTTAAATACTAAATTAATGTCATAATTGTATGTATACTAACTTAAAGTACACCAGGTGTTCGACAAAATGCCAAAGTGAAATCTGAGATTGAAAAGTGAGGCCGACGGCTAACTTGACAGACCATCAGATGCATGACGGACCATCGGGTAGACCAGTGCAATGTTATTGAGTCTGATGCTTACTGTTTCAGCCGTTACGAATAACTTGATGAATCATTAGAACCTTAACAGACCATCAGGTCAACCGTCATAAGTTTATTTGATAAAAAACTCCCTAGTTTGAGGCTTGACGGTGAGGGTGATAGACCATTGCAGTCTTGATGGACCTTTAGACTTTCCGTCAAGTAAGTTTTCACTGTTTCCGTCTGGTTCTAAATTGTAAACTGATTATTGTTCCTTTCCATGCGATATGGAATGAAAACTTCCCCTAACCAGAGGTAGTGGTAGAACACAATGGGGAAGAGGCAAGCTAGCAAAGAGTGAGAAGGAACCTGCCTTCAATACTCAGCAAAGAAACAGGGTACCCTTGGACCCTCTTATTCTAAAGAGGAGGGTGAAAGTAGCAATAATAGTACAAGTTCCAGTCTCGTTGAGACCTCTAACCCTAACCAAGTTGAGGCATCAGAATAAGAGGATCCAAATATCATAAGGTGCAAGGACCCACAAATACGAGAGACAATTCGATAGAAAATAAAGGGAGCGTAGGAGTATTTCCTGGATgggatggaaccaatagaaagtAGACTAATATAAAGGCCCATCCACAAAGAGTATCAGATTGTCACCACTGAACTGTATGAGTAACCAGAGATGGAGCAGAgattcaatgaatatgagttatcTTGGATGAGCAGGACGCCCAATACATACCAACCAAACCTTGTTCATAAGTTTTTTGCCAACTATCTTGCATTTCTAGAGAAAGATTTCCCTCAGGGTGTGAAGATCAATGATATGGGAAACCGGGATGTGGTTCCGGTGCGTGGAGTGAACATAGATATTTCAGAATGCATGTTGAACAGATTCCTGTTTGGTCCTGAGTATAGGATACCTGCTGCAATCCCATATTTAGAGCATCTAATATTTATAGTAAACCAACAAAGACCCTAGCTGGCTCGAGCATTGATAGATGATGGAAATCTAGTATGGCTGCATAACCCTCGAGAGTGGATAGCTAAGTCGTCCCTATATTTTTGGGTGAAATTTTAGTGTGCAATTGTAAGTTTGAGATTGATGCAAATAGGTGGTGATGCTAACTTGGAGATTCAGAGAGCGGTATTAATTGCTACCTTGATTGAGAGACTGAAGGTAGACTTCGGCCACACTATCACTGAGGAGTTATTTGCCCGTACATACAAGATGTCTAGTGCTCTACCATTTCCATGTCATATCATGGAGTTATGCAAACAGGCAAATGTACCTTTGATTAGTGGGGTTGATAATGAGGTTCGTGCGAGTCACAGGCAGGATATCGAGAAAATAAACGATAACTCAAAGTATGAAATATGAGTCAACAAGCCTCCCGCCTATCACACTCAGTCCGTTTCAAACCTTGGGGACTTCGAATATTCCCTCAGGTATGCTGTTGCTTATCACTATATATGTATTGATGGATTATGATCCACCTACCACTTCTACATATTCAACCTCTATGCCGCCAATGGGTGGGACTGTATATTCTGCATCTGTCCTACCTTAATATTCTGAGTACAGGCTGACACAGAAGAATTTTACCAAGTCTATTAGTGAACAAAAGAGGTTTAAGAGTAGCTAAACAAATGGGCTAAACAAGTCTATTACagaacccatgatcttgagttagctgttgtggtctttgccttCAAAATCTTAtgacactatttttatggtgttcatgttgatgtgtttactaatcataagagcctgtaggaTATGTTTACacaaagggagttgaatcttaggtagagaaggttgttagagttgttaaaaaaattgtgatatgagtgtgttatatcactcaatcaaggccaatgtagtggtggatgcccttagcagattgtctatgggtagtgttgctcatgtataGGAAGAAAAGAAAGGGTTAG
Coding sequences:
- the LOC124887718 gene encoding uncharacterized protein LOC124887718, which encodes MEVELLDVWDIDFMGTFVRSYGLKYILVAIDYVSKWVKAVILADNEGKRVVAFLKKIIFSRFGVLCTIINDGGSHFLNRVFRAALVKYGVKQHKVATLYHPQNSSQVEISNLEIKFKLPKMEERYRKTKAEQVGGCPTEGLIGCRKVNRPLLELLKGNQKPELHE